TGATTCGTATAATTTGGAGGATGTTGTTCCGGGTTTGGATAAAATGCTGATAATCATAACAACAACTCCTAAACCTCCAATCCACTGTTCAAAAGCTCTGAAAAACAGTATGCTATGGGGCAATATTTCCACATTGGAAAACATGGTCATTCCAGTACCGGTTAAAGCAGACACACTTTCAAAAACTGCATCAATAGGTGCAAGGGGGGTTGCAAGGGTAAAAACCAATCCTCCAATAACTCCCGCCCATAACCATGCAAATGAAGAAATAATCATTCCATGTTTAAGCCGCATCTTTTTTTTAGAATAACTGTTTAAATATTTTATGCAGAAAATGCCGAGACATATGGATATTGCTGACGGTAGGATAAAACTAATCAAATCAAACTCAAAATAAACCAAATCCACTATTAATGGTGCTAAACACATCAATCCAATTCCGACCATTAAATATCCTGAATTCATTCCTACAATCAGTAAATCAGTTTTTGTTATATATCTCATTATTGTAATACTATGGATAAATCTCTATATAAATTTATAAGTATGGAGAATAATAATTATTATAACTATGGATAAAAAATCATTATTTTTTCTTGGAATCAGTCTTCTTATATTGGCTGTAATGTTGTGGCTGGTGGGAATAGAAGAAGTTTTGGCCGCATTAAAGATTGCAAAACTGGATTTGATTATCTTAGCTATTGCTATACAAGTGATTACTTATGGATTGTATACTTTACGTTGGCAGATACTTAACAATCTGGCAGATATTAATACAAGCTTTAAAAAACTGTTCCCGATGGTTTTGGTAGGGCTTGCTGTTAATAATATCACTCCTTCCGGACGTGGAGGGGGAGAACCAGTAAGGGCATATATTCTGTCTAAAGAAGATGGATATCCAATGAGGGAGACATTTGCCACTGTTGTAGCAGACAGGGCTTTGGACACTTTTCCATTTGTATTGCTGGCGATTATAACAATAATTGGAATGCCGTTCTATTTCAATTTGGATTTGTGGTTGATTATTGTAATGGTCTTATCAGTAATTGTTATAATTATTCTTTTAGTTGTAATTGTTTACATGTCTGTGAATCCTAAATTTGGAAAACGTGTTGATAATTGGATTATTGGATTGGTTAGAAGGTTTTATAAGAAAAATTCAGCTGAATTGGAAAATAAAATTCATTCTGTAATATCTGACTTCCAAAATACCATGAAAATAGTGATTTCAAGTAAAAAAGTTACTTATTATGCATTGCCGTTATCCTTTGTTATCTGGATTTTGGAGATTTTAAGAGTTTATTTTGTATTTTTAGCTTTTGGAGCAAATATTAGTCCGATTATTATAGGGGAAGTTTTCATCATTGCTTCATTGGTAGGTATGATTCCTCTTCTTCCGGGAGGCCTTGGTGCTGTTGACGGAATTATGGTTGTATTTTATTCCGTTGCAGGAATATCTGCTTCAATCAGTGCTGCAGCAACTCTCATCGAAAGATTAATTTCATTTTGGTTGGCTACAATTTTGGGAATGGTCATTTTGCCTCAGTATGGGTCTTCAATTTTGGATAAGGCTTCATTAGGTTCATCTTCTGATGAGATTGAAGATGCTTTTGAAGATGAAACAGATAATTAAATAGAAAACTTTATTTTAATTTATATTCATAAATTGTAATATAGCAAAAAATTTATTTTTTTGCATATTAATTTTGGTGAAATCATGGAAATTAATGGCGTAGAAATTAAAGATACTTATGCAGAAGGTTTCGGAATTAAAGTGACTAGAATTTTAGTTACTGCAGCAACTGAAGAATTGGCAAAAATCGCAGCAACTGAAGCAACCGGTTACGGAACTTCTGTTATTGGATGTCCTGCAGAAGCAGGTATTGATTGTTTTGTACCGGCTGAAAACACTCCTGATGGAAGACCTGGTTATGTTATCATGATCTGTCAAGGCGGTAAAAAAGCACTTGACCATGAGTTAATGGAAAGAATTGGAATGTGTATTTTAACTTCTCCTACCGCAGCTGCATTCAACTATCTCGATGCTGAAGACACTTTAAAAACTGGTAATAAACTAAAATTCTTCGGTGACGGATTTGAAAAAGAATGCGACATTGACGGAAGAAAAATCCACTCTATCCCGATTATGTCTGGTGATTTCTTAGTAGAATCTGAATTCGGATACAAAGATGGGGTTGCTGGAGGAAACTTCTTTATCTTAGCAAAAGACCAAATGACTGGTGTAGAAGCAGCACAAGCTGCTGTTGAAGCTATTTCAAAAGTTGAAGGTGTAATCACTCCATTCCCTGGCGGTATGGTTGCATCAGGTTCTAAAGTAGGATCCAACAAATATTCAAAATTCTTAAACGCATCTACTAACGAAAAAATGTGTGTAACCTTAAAAGGTGAAGTGGACTCAGATATTAGGGAAGATGCTGATGGTGTATTTGAAATTGTTATTGATGGTGTAGATGAAGAATCTGTCAAAGCAGCTATGAAAGCAGGTATCGAAGCAGCTTGCGATGTCGATGGAGTACTTGAAATTAGTGCAGGTAACTTCGACGGTAAATTAGGTGCTTACATCATGAATTTACAAGACTTATTCTAGAGAATTTCATTCTCTTTTCTTTTTTTTTTATTTATTCAGCATATCTCTTTTTTGGTTATTTCAGCAATTTGTTCATCTGTTAAATTGATTCCAATAATCTCTTCCATTTTCTCTAAATCCTTAATCAAATTATCTAGGGAATTTTTATCGGGTCCTAAAATAAAATGGGAATGGATATTGTTGGCAACTTTATATAGATTTTCCAATGCCATCTTCTGGTCATCATGTATTTGTAGGTAATTTCTGTATTTTTGACCATCCACAAGTCTTGTTACATTTATTTCGCGTGTAAGTGGTGTCTTAACTCCTGGGAGGTGGTAATCAATATTTTCTAGGATGCATCCATGTTTATTAATTACTTTAAGTTCATCATATATCTCATTAAATGAGTGTCTTACGGTTATTCTTAAAAGATGGGGTTTGGTGGATTCAAAGTACATGTCCTGTCCTCCGCTTATTTCCGGAGAAACAACTTTATCTGCACCTGCTTTTCTAAGACGGGATATATTTCTAATTTTACTTGCTCTTGTAACAATCCATGCATCAGGGTTAGTTTCACGTATTGTTAAAACAATAAACAGGTTGCTTACATCATTTCCGGTGCTTATAATTATGCTGTTGCATTTTTCATTAGCTAATTTAGCTATTAAATCATCTTCGGTAGCATCTTTGTTAATGGTAACGATTGAATCAGTTTCCTCAATGCTTTCGCAAACCTCTTTATCTTTTTCAAATATGATAATATTCTGATTTCTTTTTTTCAGTTCTTCAAATACTACTTTTCCGACTCTGCCGAATCCGCAAAGAATATAATAATCCTCCATGTCATTAATTTTTTTCATTTTCCTGGCCTCTTTTGAATATTTTCTCATTGTCTGTTGAAAATTTGTTAAAAATAAATTGAATACATAAGCAAGTATTGCAACGCCTGAGAGAGCTAATGTTGTTGCAAAAATCTTTTGAATTCCAGTTTGAGGTATATAATCTCCATAACCTACAGTTGCCATAGTTATGACAGAATAATAAACAGAATCAATAGGACTTAGACCCATTATAAAATAGGAACCAACAACTCCATAGATAAACAGTGCAATAACCGATACTAATCCTGCTGTCACATATCTTTTTGGCAGTTTTGTTAAGATCTTTATTGTAATTTTTCTCATAGATGTTTTTTCCTTAATATTATTTCTAATAATTATATTTTAAGTAAAAAGTTATATTTTAATTTAAGGTAATCTTTCTCATTGCCTATTGGCACTGGCTTGGTGAAAATATTCGGCACGTTTAATTGTGGGAGGATATGTTGTGTTGAAAGTAAATCAACACCAATATTGCTTTGTTAATGTGATTTTTTATAATTTTCCCAATAAAATTTTAAGTAATATGATAAACAAAGTTCATTTAAGTAAACAGGTGAATATAAATGAGAAAAACATTCGTTACAACAATGCCAAATCATATTGGATCATTTTTAAAAGCAAGTAAATGTTTTTCATCAATAGGTATAAACATTACTAGAGTAAGCTATAACAAATCTGTTGATTCCCACATGCTTTTTATCGATGCTGAAGGAACAGAAGAACAACTTAAAAAAGCAGCTGAAGATTTGATGGAAATTGGATATTTGCAGTGCAATACTGAAAATCGTGATATAGTTCTACTTGAATTTAAATTAAAAGATACACCAGGTAGCGTTACTCCTATTTTAGAACTTATTAATGATTATAAATTTAATATTTCCTATATCAGTTCACAGGAAAATGATACAAACTACCAATATTTTAAAATGGGTTTAATTGCTGAAGGCCAAACACGTATTGACGATTTCATGAAAGAGGCTAAAGAACAATGTGATTTGCGAATCATAAAATATGACCAGAGCAATAAGATTTATGATAATAGCTTTTTTTACAATAATTTTGTAAATGAACTTGCAAAGGCAATGGACATAACTGATGGGGCTAAAAATGAATTAATTGTTAATACTAATCTTGCAATGCAAATACTGGATGAAACAGGAGTTTCACCTTATAAGACATTTGAAAGCATATCAAAATTAACTGAAATTCTTTCACATTCCAGATGTGAAAATTTCGATGCAAGAATAACGACACATAAAATCACTGAAAACACAGAAATAATACTTATTGAACCTCCATGCGGAAGCAATACTGCAATTATAAAAAGTATGGGAAGATATTTATTTGTTGATACTGGTTATGCCTGTTTTGAAGAGGAAATGATTGAGATTATTAAAAGTATAATCCCGAATTTTGATGATATTGAAAAAGAGGTATTCATCACTCACGCTGATGTTGACCACTGCGGATTATTAAATCTTTTTGATGTTGTTTATGCCAGTGCAAAAAGTGCAGAATCATTAAAACTTGAACATGAGGGCGAAGGAAATTTCCGTGAAAAAAATCCATTACACAAGCCTTATATTGGAATTTGTAATATTTTAACATCTTATAAAACAACTCCTCCGGATAAACTTAAAATCATTGGTGAAAACAGGCATATAAATCGGGCATTGGAACAAACGGGGATTTTCGATTTTGGAGAACTGCATTTTAAAGTTTATGAAGGAAAAGGAGGTCATCTTAAAGGTGAATCAATACTTATAGACTTTAAACATCATATAACATTTACTGGAGATATTTTCATTAATATGAAGGATATGATTCCGAAACAGGCAGAATATAATATGCATGCTCCAATATTAATGACTTCAGTTGATAGTGATAAAGAACTTTGTGCTATTCAACGCAGGGAACTTTTTAAGATTTTAAGTGAAGGCAGTTGGCAAATATTTGGAGGTCATGGCGCTAAGAGCATACACAACATTACAAAAATCTAATGCCGGTCATTGGTAACGTTTAGGAGTGGTTTGTCTTTTTTATATTCAATATTATTTCCTTTATAAAACAATTAGAAAATAAGCTGCATCAAGATATAAAATCTTCGTTTATCATAAAAGATAGATAATTGAAAAATACTTTTCAAAAAACCATTCGAGATTTTTTTTAATTTGGAACCAAAATCGAACTGATTAAAATCAACAAAGCTTGTAAGAGTCATTGTAGGTATCAGTTAATTTCTGTAATATATTTTTGGTCTTGAAAAAAATTTAATTAATAGGAAATACAATACAAGATATTATTGTAAGGAGTAAAAGTGTGGGATTATTATGAAACCCCTTGATATGATGGTTACTGATTATAATTGTGAATATTTAGGTTTATCAAGGCTGTGTCTGATGGAATCTGCCGGTAAATCATTAGCTGAAGAAGTAGGTAAAATTGCAGTTTATACTTTTGCCAAGCCGGTTAAAGTAGTGATTTTTACAGGTTCTGGGGGGAATGCCGGTGACGGTTTTGTAGCAGCAAGATACTTGTTGAATAGGGGATATAATGTTGATATTTACATGTTAAAGGATAATATTCACTCTGGCGATGCCAGGATTAATCTTGAAATCCTAAAAAATATGAAACCTCGTTTGTCCCGTTTAAATATTTTCAATTTAAAAAATTTAGATGACATCAATAATTGTGAAGTTGCTAAAAGCAGGGATGAGGAGTTTGTAATCGTTGACGGTCTTTTGGGAACCGGAATCAAAGGGAAATTGCAAACTAATATTAAAAGGGCTATTGAAATTATTAATGAATCTGACGGAATT
The sequence above is drawn from the Methanobrevibacter sp. genome and encodes:
- a CDS encoding UPF0104 family protein, with translation MDKKSLFFLGISLLILAVMLWLVGIEEVLAALKIAKLDLIILAIAIQVITYGLYTLRWQILNNLADINTSFKKLFPMVLVGLAVNNITPSGRGGGEPVRAYILSKEDGYPMRETFATVVADRALDTFPFVLLAIITIIGMPFYFNLDLWLIIVMVLSVIVIIILLVVIVYMSVNPKFGKRVDNWIIGLVRRFYKKNSAELENKIHSVISDFQNTMKIVISSKKVTYYALPLSFVIWILEILRVYFVFLAFGANISPIIIGEVFIIASLVGMIPLLPGGLGAVDGIMVVFYSVAGISASISAAATLIERLISFWLATILGMVILPQYGSSILDKASLGSSSDEIEDAFEDETDN
- the fhcD gene encoding formylmethanofuran--tetrahydromethanopterin N-formyltransferase, with amino-acid sequence MEINGVEIKDTYAEGFGIKVTRILVTAATEELAKIAATEATGYGTSVIGCPAEAGIDCFVPAENTPDGRPGYVIMICQGGKKALDHELMERIGMCILTSPTAAAFNYLDAEDTLKTGNKLKFFGDGFEKECDIDGRKIHSIPIMSGDFLVESEFGYKDGVAGGNFFILAKDQMTGVEAAQAAVEAISKVEGVITPFPGGMVASGSKVGSNKYSKFLNASTNEKMCVTLKGEVDSDIREDADGVFEIVIDGVDEESVKAAMKAGIEAACDVDGVLEISAGNFDGKLGAYIMNLQDLF
- a CDS encoding NAD-binding protein; its protein translation is MRKITIKILTKLPKRYVTAGLVSVIALFIYGVVGSYFIMGLSPIDSVYYSVITMATVGYGDYIPQTGIQKIFATTLALSGVAILAYVFNLFLTNFQQTMRKYSKEARKMKKINDMEDYYILCGFGRVGKVVFEELKKRNQNIIIFEKDKEVCESIEETDSIVTINKDATEDDLIAKLANEKCNSIIISTGNDVSNLFIVLTIRETNPDAWIVTRASKIRNISRLRKAGADKVVSPEISGGQDMYFESTKPHLLRITVRHSFNEIYDELKVINKHGCILENIDYHLPGVKTPLTREINVTRLVDGQKYRNYLQIHDDQKMALENLYKVANNIHSHFILGPDKNSLDNLIKDLEKMEEIIGINLTDEQIAEITKKEIC
- a CDS encoding MBL fold metallo-hydrolase gives rise to the protein MRKTFVTTMPNHIGSFLKASKCFSSIGINITRVSYNKSVDSHMLFIDAEGTEEQLKKAAEDLMEIGYLQCNTENRDIVLLEFKLKDTPGSVTPILELINDYKFNISYISSQENDTNYQYFKMGLIAEGQTRIDDFMKEAKEQCDLRIIKYDQSNKIYDNSFFYNNFVNELAKAMDITDGAKNELIVNTNLAMQILDETGVSPYKTFESISKLTEILSHSRCENFDARITTHKITENTEIILIEPPCGSNTAIIKSMGRYLFVDTGYACFEEEMIEIIKSIIPNFDDIEKEVFITHADVDHCGLLNLFDVVYASAKSAESLKLEHEGEGNFREKNPLHKPYIGICNILTSYKTTPPDKLKIIGENRHINRALEQTGIFDFGELHFKVYEGKGGHLKGESILIDFKHHITFTGDIFINMKDMIPKQAEYNMHAPILMTSVDSDKELCAIQRRELFKILSEGSWQIFGGHGAKSIHNITKI